One part of the Acinetobacter sp. XS-4 genome encodes these proteins:
- the rimP gene encoding ribosome maturation factor RimP, with protein sequence MKLSNKSQALHDLIVPAVQACGVDLWGIEFIPQGKRSLLRIYIDKAVSEDAEPVLNEDGEVEQGRGIGVQDCVRVTQQVGAMLDVHDPISGEYSLEVSSPGWDRPFFQLEQLQGYIGQQIALRLIAAVENRRKFQAKLISVDLENEEIQVEVDGKHVLEIDSNNIDKANLIYQD encoded by the coding sequence ATGAAATTATCAAATAAATCCCAAGCATTGCATGACTTAATTGTTCCTGCAGTACAAGCATGTGGTGTCGACCTTTGGGGAATCGAGTTCATCCCACAAGGCAAACGTTCATTATTACGTATTTATATCGACAAAGCGGTAAGTGAAGATGCTGAGCCTGTGCTTAATGAAGATGGCGAAGTAGAACAAGGCCGTGGTATTGGTGTACAAGATTGTGTGCGTGTAACGCAACAAGTTGGCGCAATGCTGGATGTTCATGATCCAATTTCAGGTGAGTATTCATTAGAAGTTTCTTCACCGGGCTGGGATCGTCCGTTTTTTCAACTAGAACAGTTACAAGGCTACATTGGACAACAAATTGCTTTGCGTTTGATTGCAGCAGTAGAAAACCGTCGTAAATTTCAAGCAAAACTTATCTCAGTAGACCTTGAAAATGAAGAAATTCAGGTTGAAGTTGATGGGAAGCACGTGCTTGAGATCGACAGCAACAATATCGATAAAGCAAACTTGATCTATCAAGATTAA
- the secG gene encoding preprotein translocase subunit SecG, translating to MHSFVLIVHIILAVLMIGLILVQHGKGADAGASFGGGGAATVFGASGSANFLTRLTAVLTALFFVTSLTLAVFAKKQTTEAYSLKTVQTTAPTPATLPETSPTAPKTSQ from the coding sequence ATGCACTCTTTTGTACTGATCGTACATATTATTTTAGCGGTACTGATGATTGGCTTGATTCTAGTGCAACACGGTAAAGGTGCGGATGCTGGTGCCTCTTTTGGTGGCGGTGGAGCAGCAACTGTATTTGGTGCATCGGGTTCAGCTAATTTCCTTACTCGCCTTACTGCTGTTTTAACAGCTTTGTTTTTTGTGACTAGTTTAACCTTAGCTGTTTTTGCGAAAAAGCAAACTACAGAGGCTTATAGTTTGAAAACTGTACAAACTACTGCGCCAACACCAGCTACATTGCCTGAAACTTCACCAACTGCACCAAAAACGAGTCAATAA